AGTACAATTAATCATGCAAAAGCTAACGGTTATTCTGTCACTAATTTTTTTGTTTTGCCTTTAAAGTTTGGCTACTATAGCTCTGAACCAAAAGTTAAGAAGCATATTGAAGAATTACGCAAGCATGGAATGGCTTTTTATTCTGGAGATTATTACTATCTATCAGGAGTTTTATTTCAAAAATCATCTAATTCAAAAGTTGATTTATCTCAGGAGTTAGAGAAGTTGATGACGAGTTTGTAGATATCAGAGTTTTATTATTTATGTCAACCTGATACTTTGCTCTATAGTCAGATCTGTGTCCTATTATGGTTGAGCCAGATACACCTGCTCAGATGGATCGCCTTGGTAGGCTAAATGCGTGTCCATGCGCCCTAGCGATTGAAATCGCGGCTATACAAGCTAAGTCCACGAAGGTGGACTTCATATAAAGTCCTTGTCTTGCGGACGAGCGTTTGTGTAGCCTCAGAATTCTATTCTTGAGGCAATTTGCCAAAACGGGATGCTCCCCTGCAATCTCTGACTCCACGAAGGTTTTAGTATTATTTGAACCGTATTGTACTTTAATTAACTTGATTTAAACTAAGACAAGAGTTTTTTTGGAAGTAAAAGCATATGTCAGATTTACTTAAAAGAATCACAGTAAATCCCAAGCAGTGTGGTGGTTGTCCTTGTATTCGGGGTATGAAAGTATTCCGGTTATGAAAATTCGGGTTTCAGATGTGCTGGACTTATTTGCGGCTGGACTAAGTGTCGAAGATATCTTGGAAGAAATGCCCGATCTGGAAATGGATGATCTCAAAGCAGCACTTTTATATAGCTACAGCAATTATTGTAATATACTCACATTCTCAAAAAGTGTTGATTACCACTGGTTTGGGGGTCTTTAATGGCTATTGCTGCATGACAGAGTGGGCAAGATGCCCCCTATTGTACTTTAACTAACTTGATTTAAACTGAGACAAGAGTTCTTTTGGAAGTAAAAGCCCATGTCAGATTTTCTTAAAAGAATCACAGTAAATCCCAAGCAGTGCGGTGGTCGTCCCTGCATTCGAGGTATGAGGATTCGGGTTTCAGATGTGCTGGACTTATTTGCTGCGGGACTCAGTGCCGAAGATATATTGGAAGAAATGCCCGATCTTGAAATGGACGATCTCAAAGCAGCACTTTTATATGCGGCGCGTAAACTCGATCATCCGGTGCTAGTTGCATGACGATCTGGATAGATGCACATTTGTCTCCTGCAATAGCTGGCTGGATCAACAGTACATTTGGGGTCATAGCATTGGCTTTGCGCGATATTGGATTGAGAGATGCTGAAGATCGTGAGATTTTTGAAGCAGCAAAGGCGCAAGGAGTCATTATCATGACCAAAGATAGAGACTTTGTTGATTTGGTCGATCGCTAAGGAACACCACCACAAATAATTTGGATAACTTGTGGCAACACCTCAAATGCTAAATTGAAAGAAATTCTAAGTGCAACCTTAAAAGAAGCACTGGAGCTTTTAAGCTTGGGAGAAGCATTAGTAGAAATTAGTGGAGAATGAGAGTAGATCTGACATCCTGAACTTCAACTCTATTCTTCGAGAGAAGTGAGCGAGTATTGGGTAGCTGATTGGCGATCGCGCAAACTCAAGATTTATCACACAAAAATGGGGCTGACAATTATGCCAGTCCCATTGAAATATGACTCAAAAAAGCAAAAACCAAGTTTCTAGACGAAAAACCAAGGGTGATAGGTTGCACGTTTTGCAAGAAACCCAGTTTTTTTACCTCCTGTTAAGAATTGTGTGAGATGTGAATTAACCTGCTCGATCTGCAAGGCGATTTTCACTCAGAAGCCCTTTTTCAAGCACTTCGGCTCGATTTTAGCTGAGATTCATACGATCGCGCTCTGTTGGATAAGGTACATTGTCACCTTGAATTCCAGTCCAGAGTACGCGGTTGAATTTCTCAGGATCGAGCTTATCTTCAACTCCAAAATAAAATCCCTTTGTTGCTTGCGCCCACCACTGTTTGTTATGCAGCAAGGGTTTTGCGGCACTTTTTTGTGCATTAGGGTCTTTGCAAGCTGGTACGAGGTTGGGATCTACAGGTGTACCGCACAAATTACCAGGTACAACAGCTGTGTAAGGAGTAAAGTCGGGCTGTTGGGTAAATGCGTCTGACATGGGTGTGGCATTGGCATCATTGATTCCTAAGTAGCCAATTCCCAAAATATCTTCCATCGTCCGCACCATGCTAACAGTGTTGTAGTTGG
This genomic interval from Scytonema hofmannii PCC 7110 contains the following:
- a CDS encoding DUF433 domain-containing protein; translated protein: MSDFLKRITVNPKQCGGRPCIRGMRIRVSDVLDLFAAGLSAEDILEEMPDLEMDDLKAALLYAARKLDHPVLVA
- a CDS encoding DUF5615 family PIN-like protein, encoding MTIWIDAHLSPAIAGWINSTFGVIALALRDIGLRDAEDREIFEAAKAQGVIIMTKDRDFVDLVDR